Proteins encoded in a region of the Myxococcales bacterium genome:
- a CDS encoding metallophosphoesterase family protein, with protein MRFGIFSDTHANIEALSAVLEAYRDEKIDTYYCLGDTVGYGGSPNECADIVRGLAKVTILGNHDAAVAGRMDYSYYYEAARHALDIHASMVSSENMGWLKGLPYQHKVEDSDVLLCHGSPVRLEEFEYIFAPEQARECLPIWEKLGHITLIGHSHLCKVFALTKNSVEELSSADFVLEPDKKYIVSVGSVGQPRDFDNRASYTVYDTDKKRFEFKRVEYDIELAADKVLRAKLERNFAHRLFIGV; from the coding sequence ATGCGCTTCGGCATCTTCAGCGACACTCACGCGAACATCGAGGCGCTCAGCGCGGTGCTGGAGGCCTACCGCGACGAGAAGATCGACACGTACTACTGCCTCGGCGACACCGTGGGCTACGGTGGCTCGCCGAACGAGTGCGCCGACATCGTGCGTGGGCTCGCCAAGGTCACGATCCTCGGCAACCACGACGCGGCCGTCGCCGGCCGCATGGACTACTCGTACTACTACGAGGCGGCGCGCCACGCGCTGGACATCCACGCGTCGATGGTCTCCAGCGAGAACATGGGCTGGCTCAAGGGTCTCCCGTACCAGCACAAGGTGGAAGACTCCGACGTGCTCCTCTGCCACGGCTCGCCCGTGCGGCTCGAGGAGTTCGAGTACATCTTCGCGCCCGAGCAGGCGCGCGAGTGCCTCCCGATCTGGGAGAAGCTCGGGCACATCACGCTCATCGGTCACTCGCACCTTTGCAAGGTCTTCGCGCTGACGAAGAACTCGGTGGAGGAGCTCTCCAGCGCCGACTTCGTGCTCGAGCCCGACAAGAAGTACATCGTGTCGGTCGGCAGCGTCGGGCAGCCCCGCGACTTCGACAACCGCGCCAGCTACACGGTCTACGACACCGACAAGAAGCGCTTCGAGTTCAAGCGCGTCGAGTACGACATCGAGCTCGCGGCCGACAAGGTGCTGCGCGCGAAGCTCGAGCGCAACTTCGCGCACCGCCTGTTCATCGGCGTCTAG
- the ugpC gene encoding sn-glycerol-3-phosphate ABC transporter ATP-binding protein UgpC produces METSEEAQVPAPAAARPVRCEARGVKKAFAGNPILRGVDVVIPEGGFSVLVGPSGCGKSTLLRLVAGLEEADEGQIFIKGKDVTRAAPRDRDIAMVFQSYALYPHLSVRDNLAFGLTLRSTPPAEIEKRIREASDMLGLEKLLDRLPKQLSGGQRQRVAMGRAIVRRANVYLFDEPLSNLDAALRAEVRVDIRRLHDRLGATSLYVTHDQVEAMTLADTLWVLNGGLVEQSGPPLEVYEKPNSVFVATFLGSPPMNLFEGALTGDGGEVFVEGQGVRVRADLSRHTQLTPGRKVKLGVRPHDLVVAGDGRAAAGELHVELVEALGFEAYAYGWITSAGPRVIARLAPEHARRARVGDVIPVAAELERLHLFDAETGRALP; encoded by the coding sequence ATGGAGACGAGCGAGGAGGCACAGGTTCCGGCCCCCGCCGCCGCGCGGCCCGTCCGCTGCGAGGCGCGCGGCGTGAAGAAGGCGTTCGCGGGCAACCCCATCCTCCGCGGGGTCGACGTGGTGATCCCCGAGGGCGGCTTCTCGGTGCTCGTGGGCCCGAGCGGGTGCGGAAAGTCGACCCTGCTCCGCCTGGTCGCGGGCCTCGAGGAGGCCGACGAGGGGCAGATCTTCATCAAGGGGAAAGACGTCACGCGCGCGGCCCCGCGCGATCGCGACATCGCCATGGTGTTCCAGAGCTACGCGCTCTACCCGCACCTGTCGGTGCGGGACAACCTGGCCTTCGGGCTCACGCTGCGGAGCACGCCGCCCGCGGAGATCGAGAAGCGGATCCGCGAGGCGAGCGACATGCTCGGCCTCGAGAAGCTGCTCGATCGGCTCCCGAAGCAGCTCTCCGGCGGCCAGCGCCAGCGCGTCGCCATGGGCCGCGCCATCGTGCGCCGCGCGAACGTGTACCTGTTCGACGAGCCGCTCTCCAACCTGGACGCCGCCCTCCGCGCCGAGGTGCGCGTCGACATCCGTCGCCTGCACGACCGGCTCGGCGCCACGTCGCTCTACGTCACCCACGACCAGGTCGAGGCGATGACCCTCGCCGACACGCTCTGGGTGCTGAACGGCGGCCTCGTCGAGCAGAGCGGCCCACCGCTCGAGGTCTACGAGAAGCCCAACAGCGTGTTCGTCGCCACGTTCCTCGGCTCGCCGCCCATGAACCTCTTCGAAGGCGCGCTCACCGGCGACGGAGGTGAGGTCTTCGTCGAAGGGCAAGGCGTCCGCGTGCGCGCCGACCTGAGCCGCCACACCCAGCTCACCCCGGGTCGCAAGGTGAAGCTCGGCGTGCGCCCGCACGACCTCGTGGTGGCCGGCGATGGGCGCGCGGCGGCGGGCGAGCTGCACGTCGAGCTCGTCGAGGCCCTCGGCTTCGAGGCGTACGCCTACGGGTGGATCACCTCCGCGGGCCCGCGCGTCATCGCGCGCCTCGCCCCGGAGCACGCGCGACGCGCGCGCGTGGGCGACGTCATCCCCGTCGCCGCGGAGCTCGAGCGCCTGCACCTCTTCGACGCCGAGACCGGGCGCGCGCTCCCATGA
- a CDS encoding fasciclin domain-containing protein, with amino-acid sequence MNLAVRSIVASSLAVALFACSDSGTSDPAPAPTATATATATATTAPTTPPPAQLTNIVDTAVGAGSFKTLAAALTAAGLVDTLKGPGPFTVFAPTDEAFAKLPAGTVEALLKPENKAALTSILTYHVVSGNVKAADVTKLAYAETIQGGDLRIKVSGSDVIINDSIKIVKTDILASNGVIHVLDAVLASPPKDIVETATAAGSFKTLVAAVGAAGLSETLKGKGPFTVFAPTDAAFAKLPAGTVENLLVPANKAQLVDILKYHVVAGKVRSDKVVGLTSAQTLLPMNTVAIKVEGASVLLNTTTKVTSVDVDASNGVIHVIDSVLLPSK; translated from the coding sequence ATGAACCTCGCCGTCCGCTCCATCGTCGCCTCGTCGCTCGCCGTCGCCCTCTTCGCCTGCTCGGATAGCGGCACCTCCGACCCGGCGCCCGCGCCCACGGCGACGGCCACGGCGACCGCCACGGCGACGACCGCGCCCACGACGCCGCCCCCCGCGCAACTCACGAACATCGTCGATACGGCGGTCGGCGCGGGGAGCTTCAAGACCCTCGCCGCCGCGCTCACCGCCGCCGGCCTCGTCGACACCCTGAAGGGGCCCGGCCCATTCACCGTGTTCGCCCCGACCGACGAGGCCTTCGCGAAGCTGCCCGCGGGCACCGTCGAAGCGCTGCTCAAGCCCGAGAACAAAGCCGCGCTGACCAGCATCCTCACGTACCACGTCGTCTCCGGCAACGTGAAGGCCGCGGACGTGACGAAGCTCGCCTACGCCGAGACCATCCAGGGCGGAGACCTCCGCATCAAGGTCTCGGGCTCCGACGTCATCATCAACGACAGCATCAAGATCGTGAAGACCGACATCCTCGCCTCGAACGGCGTGATCCACGTGCTCGACGCGGTGCTCGCGAGCCCGCCCAAGGACATCGTCGAGACCGCCACGGCGGCCGGTTCGTTCAAGACGCTCGTGGCCGCGGTCGGCGCTGCCGGCCTCAGCGAGACCCTGAAGGGCAAGGGTCCGTTTACGGTCTTCGCCCCGACCGACGCGGCGTTCGCCAAGCTCCCAGCGGGCACGGTGGAGAACCTCCTGGTCCCAGCGAACAAGGCCCAGCTCGTCGATATCCTGAAGTACCACGTAGTCGCCGGGAAGGTGCGCTCCGACAAGGTCGTGGGCCTCACCTCGGCCCAGACCCTGCTCCCCATGAACACCGTCGCGATCAAGGTGGAGGGCGCGAGCGTGTTGCTCAACACCACCACTAAGGTGACCAGCGTCGACGTCGACGCCTCCAACGGCGTCATCCACGTGATCGACAGCGTGCTCCTCCCGAGCAAGTGA
- a CDS encoding diacylglycerol kinase — MTVAVLVNVKSRHGSAAVGERIRAILPEARVAVTSSLSEARAWVKDEIVANRPTILLSGGGDGTAIALLNELREQGVELPTFGLLGLGTGNGWARATGGVGKRAVFRDLQALSAAGPRVPLRRFDLVETEGQVTPFAGTGWDAEILSDYKAALAVTPRFVDRIGGTRLGYLRSIVTRTIPRQFTQKRPIVRVVNLGEPAIMLDAKGKAVPMADGGRGKVLYEGPLGVGGAATTEELGLGFRAFALAHLVPGRMQVRVFSASMPKTVLRVPQIWNGIHPIPHDHNFFLTRCRFEFDREVPFEIGGDLVGNRREIELKLHPSPISLVDFRRVN, encoded by the coding sequence ATGACCGTCGCCGTCCTCGTCAACGTCAAGTCACGTCACGGCTCTGCCGCTGTGGGGGAGCGCATCCGCGCGATCCTTCCGGAGGCGCGGGTCGCGGTCACGAGCTCGCTCTCGGAGGCGCGGGCGTGGGTGAAGGACGAGATCGTCGCCAACCGCCCCACCATCCTGCTCTCGGGCGGCGGTGACGGCACGGCCATCGCGCTCCTGAACGAGCTCCGCGAGCAGGGGGTCGAGCTCCCCACGTTCGGGCTCCTCGGGCTCGGCACGGGCAACGGCTGGGCACGTGCCACGGGCGGCGTGGGCAAGCGGGCCGTATTTCGCGATCTGCAGGCGCTCTCCGCGGCCGGGCCGCGCGTGCCGCTCCGTCGCTTCGATCTCGTCGAGACCGAGGGCCAGGTCACGCCGTTCGCAGGGACCGGCTGGGACGCCGAGATCCTCTCGGACTATAAGGCCGCGCTCGCCGTCACTCCGCGCTTCGTCGACCGTATAGGCGGCACGCGGCTCGGGTACCTGCGCAGCATCGTCACCCGCACCATCCCCCGCCAGTTCACGCAGAAGCGCCCCATCGTGCGCGTGGTGAACCTGGGGGAGCCCGCGATCATGCTGGACGCCAAGGGGAAGGCCGTGCCCATGGCCGATGGCGGGCGCGGCAAGGTGCTCTACGAGGGGCCGCTCGGCGTGGGCGGCGCGGCCACCACCGAGGAGCTCGGGCTCGGCTTCCGCGCGTTCGCGCTCGCGCACCTCGTGCCGGGCCGCATGCAGGTGCGGGTGTTCTCGGCGTCGATGCCGAAGACCGTCCTTCGGGTCCCGCAGATTTGGAACGGCATCCACCCCATCCCGCACGACCACAACTTCTTCCTCACGCGGTGCCGCTTCGAGTTCGACCGCGAGGTGCCCTTCGAGATCGGCGGCGATCTCGTCGGCAACCGGCGCGAGATCGAGCTGAAGCTCCACCCGAGCCCCATCTCGCTCGTCGACTTCCGACGCGTGAACTGA
- a CDS encoding redoxin domain-containing protein, with product MAFALSRVAGAAALAGALAFAGCSSTPSTPFVDPDVPAVSVNPDGLAYPTDHIGTRARSKVRAGDRLANFAFQGYLDGNPQGTLKTLAMADLYDPDAKRSRLLHIQGVAGWCPVCASEAKQTLAAASALRAEGAVIIQVLMQGAKRSVGPSLADLETWCDTYETKHAVLLDVDGRRLSVFGIDGFPWNALIDTRTMEILDQGIGAPRDVAAYVREGLRLANAPPATY from the coding sequence ATGGCCTTCGCTCTGTCACGCGTCGCTGGCGCCGCCGCCCTCGCCGGCGCGCTGGCGTTCGCGGGCTGCTCGTCCACGCCGTCGACGCCCTTCGTCGACCCCGATGTGCCCGCGGTCTCGGTGAACCCGGACGGCCTCGCGTACCCCACGGACCACATCGGCACGCGCGCGCGTTCGAAGGTCCGCGCGGGTGACCGCCTCGCGAACTTCGCGTTCCAGGGCTACCTCGACGGCAATCCGCAGGGCACGCTGAAGACGCTCGCCATGGCCGATCTGTACGATCCCGACGCGAAGCGCAGCCGGCTGCTCCACATCCAGGGGGTGGCGGGCTGGTGCCCCGTGTGCGCCAGCGAGGCGAAGCAGACCCTGGCCGCGGCGAGCGCGCTCCGCGCCGAGGGCGCGGTGATCATCCAGGTGCTCATGCAGGGCGCGAAGCGCAGCGTGGGGCCCTCGCTCGCCGACCTCGAGACCTGGTGCGACACCTACGAGACCAAGCACGCCGTGCTGCTCGACGTCGACGGGCGGCGGCTCAGCGTCTTTGGCATCGACGGCTTCCCGTGGAACGCGCTCATCGACACGCGCACCATGGAGATTCTGGACCAAGGGATAGGCGCGCCTCGCGACGTCGCCGCGTACGTGCGTGAAGGCCTCCGCCTCGCGAACGCGCCGCCGGCCACCTACTGA
- a CDS encoding haloacid dehalogenase-like hydrolase, whose translation MAYPRLPNPDKHALLRRIVERCAPTNGRARVIAFDLDGTLMDNRPRTCAILHELGESWRESHPAESQTLLDAAPERLLYLMKDTLAKLGIPEALVPEAEAFWKARFFADDHIRHDVPLPGAVQFARACYEAGAIVTYFTGRDLPAMSVGSWKSLRDSGFPIGLPGTELILKPAFDIPDDVFKADFGPRLARLGEVIGVFDNEPGNCNILLGQHPGTESVFVDTQHLPGAPPLDPRVHVVADFDMP comes from the coding sequence ATGGCCTACCCGAGACTCCCTAACCCAGACAAGCACGCGCTCCTCCGGCGCATCGTGGAGCGCTGCGCTCCCACCAACGGTCGCGCACGCGTGATCGCCTTCGATCTCGACGGCACGCTGATGGACAACCGGCCGCGCACCTGCGCGATCCTCCATGAGCTCGGCGAGTCCTGGCGCGAGAGCCACCCGGCGGAGTCGCAGACGCTGCTCGACGCGGCGCCGGAGCGCCTGCTCTACCTCATGAAGGACACGCTCGCGAAGCTCGGTATCCCGGAGGCCCTCGTGCCCGAGGCCGAGGCCTTTTGGAAGGCTCGCTTCTTCGCCGACGACCACATCCGCCACGACGTGCCGCTCCCGGGCGCCGTGCAGTTCGCGCGCGCCTGCTACGAAGCTGGCGCGATCGTTACGTATTTCACGGGCCGTGACCTGCCAGCCATGAGCGTCGGCAGCTGGAAGAGCCTCCGCGACAGCGGCTTCCCGATCGGGCTGCCGGGCACTGAGCTCATCCTCAAGCCCGCCTTCGACATCCCCGACGACGTCTTCAAGGCCGACTTCGGGCCGCGCCTCGCGCGCCTCGGCGAGGTGATCGGCGTGTTCGACAACGAGCCAGGCAACTGCAACATCCTGCTCGGCCAGCACCCCGGGACCGAGAGCGTCTTCGTCGACACCCAGCACCTCCCGGGCGCTCCGCCCCTCGATCCCCGCGTGCACGTGGTCGCCGACTTCGACATGCCATGA
- a CDS encoding cupin-like domain-containing protein: MGLSDALRAWAIEDLGAGVQPEQLVEALAGAGVPKHIAVREIAALATSPLLPALRRERSARDRRDQVLALRRALEPTEIERRSTPSADEFYARYFEANRPCVLPDFTRGWPAREWTPERLAERLGGEEIEVVRGRDAFPNDYDRRSRQLAVRMTFAEYVALVRAETPTNDLYSVAHNKNMDRATFGALLDDVIIDDAWFDRGLLAGGTSFWLGPAGTITPFHHDTTNILFCQLYGRKEMVLASPLEASLLDEARGFYSTLRGDSVAFPARRHRIVLEPGDALFLPAGWWHEVRSLDVSISFSLLAFRRPNAFTDYGPGFP, from the coding sequence GTGGGGCTCTCGGACGCGCTGCGGGCGTGGGCGATCGAGGACCTCGGCGCGGGCGTGCAGCCTGAGCAGCTCGTCGAGGCCCTCGCGGGGGCGGGCGTGCCGAAGCACATCGCCGTCCGCGAGATCGCCGCGCTCGCCACCTCGCCCCTGCTCCCCGCGCTGCGCCGCGAGCGGAGCGCGCGAGACCGTCGCGACCAGGTCCTCGCCCTCCGTCGGGCGCTCGAGCCGACCGAGATCGAGCGCAGGTCCACGCCCTCGGCCGACGAGTTCTACGCGCGCTACTTCGAGGCGAACCGTCCGTGCGTGCTCCCCGACTTCACCCGCGGGTGGCCGGCGCGCGAGTGGACCCCGGAGCGGCTCGCCGAGCGCCTCGGCGGGGAGGAGATCGAGGTCGTGCGTGGGCGAGACGCCTTCCCGAACGACTACGACCGCCGCTCGCGTCAGCTCGCCGTTCGCATGACCTTCGCCGAGTACGTCGCGCTCGTTCGCGCCGAGACCCCCACGAACGATCTCTACTCGGTCGCGCACAACAAGAACATGGATCGCGCCACGTTCGGCGCGCTGCTCGACGACGTCATCATCGACGATGCTTGGTTCGATCGTGGGCTGCTCGCGGGTGGCACCTCGTTCTGGCTCGGCCCCGCGGGCACGATCACGCCGTTCCACCACGACACCACGAACATCCTCTTCTGCCAGCTCTACGGTCGAAAAGAGATGGTCCTCGCCTCACCGCTCGAGGCGAGCCTCCTGGACGAGGCGCGCGGGTTCTACTCGACGCTTCGAGGCGACTCCGTTGCGTTCCCCGCGCGCCGTCACAGGATCGTGCTCGAGCCCGGGGACGCGCTGTTCCTCCCGGCCGGCTGGTGGCACGAGGTGCGCTCGCTCGACGTGAGCATCAGCTTCTCGCTGCTCGCGTTCCGGCGGCCGAACGCCTTCACCGACTACGGCCCCGGCTTCCCCTGA
- a CDS encoding acetyl-CoA C-acetyltransferase, producing MAKLSKSIVIVGAKRTAFGTLQGTLKGVTANDLATHAAKAAIAQSGIAADAIGHVIIGNVMQTSADAIYCARHVGLKAGLPITTPALTVNRLCGSGFQAIINGAEQLLLGEAESVLVGGTENMTQAPHVLRGARDGFAFGKAPQVGDSLWDALTDSYCQTPMAITAENLAQKYGITRAMCDELALSSQKRWAAANERGAFKDEIAPIEVAQKKATVSFATDEHPRPQTTTEALGKLGPAFKKDGVVTAGNASGINDGAACLVLTTEENATAKGLKPLARIVQWGVAGVEPSLMGIGPVPAIRDALARAGLELKDMDLVEVNEAFAAQYLACEKELGLDREKTNVNGGAIAIGHPLGASGARIVTHLVYELARRGGRYAVGSACIGGGQGLAVIIERM from the coding sequence ATGGCCAAGCTGTCCAAGTCCATCGTCATCGTCGGCGCGAAGCGCACCGCCTTCGGCACCCTCCAGGGCACCCTGAAGGGCGTCACCGCGAACGATCTGGCGACTCACGCCGCCAAGGCCGCGATCGCGCAGTCAGGCATCGCGGCGGACGCGATCGGCCACGTCATCATCGGCAACGTGATGCAGACCAGCGCGGACGCGATCTACTGCGCGCGCCACGTCGGTCTGAAGGCCGGCCTCCCCATCACCACGCCCGCGCTCACGGTCAACCGCCTGTGCGGCTCAGGGTTCCAGGCGATCATCAACGGCGCAGAGCAGCTCCTCCTCGGCGAGGCCGAGTCGGTCCTCGTCGGCGGCACCGAGAACATGACCCAGGCCCCGCACGTGCTCCGCGGCGCGCGCGACGGCTTCGCCTTCGGCAAGGCGCCGCAGGTCGGCGACTCTCTGTGGGACGCCCTCACGGACAGCTACTGCCAGACCCCGATGGCGATCACGGCCGAGAACCTCGCCCAGAAGTACGGCATCACGCGGGCCATGTGCGACGAGCTCGCGCTCTCCAGCCAGAAGCGCTGGGCGGCGGCGAACGAGCGCGGCGCCTTCAAGGACGAGATCGCGCCGATCGAGGTCGCACAGAAGAAGGCGACGGTCAGCTTCGCCACCGACGAGCACCCACGCCCGCAGACCACGACCGAGGCGCTCGGCAAGCTCGGCCCCGCCTTCAAGAAGGACGGCGTGGTCACCGCGGGCAACGCCTCCGGCATCAACGACGGCGCGGCGTGCCTCGTGCTCACCACCGAGGAGAACGCCACCGCGAAGGGCCTCAAGCCGCTCGCGCGCATCGTGCAGTGGGGCGTCGCCGGCGTGGAGCCCAGCCTCATGGGCATCGGCCCCGTCCCCGCGATCCGTGACGCGCTCGCGCGCGCCGGGCTCGAGCTCAAGGACATGGACCTCGTCGAGGTGAACGAGGCCTTCGCCGCGCAGTACCTCGCGTGTGAGAAGGAGCTCGGCCTCGATCGGGAGAAGACCAACGTGAACGGCGGCGCCATCGCCATCGGCCACCCGCTCGGCGCGAGCGGCGCCCGCATCGTCACGCATCTGGTCTACGAGCTCGCGCGCCGCGGCGGTCGCTACGCCGTGGGCAGCGCGTGCATCGGCGGCGGCCAGGGCCTCGCGGTCATCATCGAGCGCATGTAA
- the dnaJ gene encoding molecular chaperone DnaJ, whose product MSQRDHYDVLGIARTASPEEIKSAFRKLASQHHPDKNPDDPGASSRFKEISLAYQVLSDPQRRSLYDRMGHRAEESGSPFGAGGPFAGGVVDVSDLNIDGFLGDLLGVFGVGKADRGDLKRNLEVTFEEAAFGCEKELKYERVVPCGDCEATGAAPGTKPDACSMCGGRGRVRIQQGLIPIAVDRTCARCKGSGRIVLQPCKTCKGSALVTQGHALKITLPQGVDHGATKLVPGAGNRPRPDRGAGDLELTIVVLPHTFFKRVGDDVVCSAPITFVQAALGGEIEVPTLDGKGKLRVPAGTQPGAVLRIKGKGIPYRAGIGRGDQRVEVHLEVPTTLTEKQRALLAEFAAESGEELTAQQRSFMDKLRDLFG is encoded by the coding sequence ATGAGCCAGCGGGACCACTACGACGTGCTCGGGATCGCGCGCACCGCCTCCCCGGAGGAGATCAAATCGGCGTTCCGCAAGCTCGCGTCGCAGCACCACCCGGACAAGAACCCGGACGACCCCGGCGCCTCGTCGCGCTTCAAGGAAATCAGCCTCGCCTACCAGGTCCTGTCCGACCCGCAGCGCCGCTCGCTCTACGACCGCATGGGCCACCGCGCCGAGGAGTCGGGGTCGCCCTTCGGCGCTGGAGGCCCGTTCGCGGGCGGCGTCGTGGACGTGAGCGACCTCAACATCGACGGCTTCCTCGGCGATCTGCTCGGGGTCTTTGGCGTGGGAAAGGCCGATCGCGGCGATCTCAAGCGCAACCTCGAGGTCACCTTCGAGGAGGCCGCGTTCGGGTGCGAGAAGGAGCTGAAGTACGAGCGCGTCGTCCCCTGCGGCGACTGTGAGGCCACGGGGGCCGCGCCGGGCACCAAGCCGGACGCCTGCTCGATGTGCGGCGGACGCGGCCGCGTGCGGATCCAGCAGGGGCTCATCCCGATCGCGGTCGATCGCACCTGCGCCCGGTGCAAGGGCTCGGGCCGCATCGTGCTGCAGCCGTGCAAGACCTGCAAAGGGAGCGCGCTCGTCACGCAGGGCCACGCGCTCAAGATCACGCTCCCGCAGGGGGTCGATCACGGCGCCACCAAGCTGGTGCCGGGGGCCGGGAACCGCCCGCGCCCCGACCGGGGCGCCGGCGATCTCGAGCTCACGATCGTCGTGCTCCCCCACACCTTCTTCAAGCGCGTGGGTGACGACGTGGTGTGCTCCGCGCCCATCACGTTCGTGCAGGCCGCGCTCGGCGGCGAGATCGAGGTGCCCACCCTCGACGGCAAGGGCAAGCTCCGCGTGCCGGCGGGCACGCAGCCCGGCGCCGTGCTGCGCATCAAGGGCAAGGGCATCCCCTACCGCGCTGGCATCGGCCGCGGCGATCAGCGCGTCGAGGTGCACCTCGAGGTGCCCACCACGCTCACCGAGAAGCAGCGCGCGCTGCTCGCCGAGTTCGCCGCCGAGAGCGGCGAGGAGCTCACCGCGCAGCAGCGCTCGTTCATGGACAAGCTGCGCGATCTCTTCGGGTAG